The Setaria italica strain Yugu1 unplaced genomic scaffold, Setaria_italica_v2.0 scaffold_232, whole genome shotgun sequence genome window below encodes:
- the LOC105913659 gene encoding uncharacterized protein LOC105913659 — protein MARFLGGLNRKIQIVLDYKEYNTITRLFHLACIAEREVQGRQTRTHAYSFAGHTTSFKPATKPVAASSSAAPSPHNITSRDPAVTKTPSAPTPTRSSSSSTGRTKDIQCHRCKGFGHVIRDCPNKRVLIVREDGEYSSASDLDDPTYAMLATNVSGHEEEEHVAAVDADKYESLVVQHVLSTQVAQPEQHQRHNLFHTKGVVQEQSIRIIIDGSSCNNLASTDLVEKLSLQTWPHPHPYHIQWLNQGGKLKVTRSVRVHFSMGSYHDYADCDVVPMEACSLLLGRPWQYDIGSMHHGRTNQYSLMFKGKKIIFHPMSPEQILKDDIARATRDHKPSAQPNLQNEIKLKAPVLLATLADLNELAVPNSLCYALMCTNVLVSLDDTALLDIPPAVTKLLQDFADVFPKEVPAGLPPIRGIEHQIDLIPGAPLPNRAAYRTNPDETKEIQRQVQELLDKGYIRESLSLCSIPVLLVPKKDGSWRMCVDCRAINNITIRYRHPIPRLDDMLDELSGAVVFSKVDLCSGYHQIRMKLGDEWKTAFKTKFGLYEWLVMPFGLTNAPSTFMRLMNEVLQAFIGVFVVIYFDDILIYSKSMEEHLDHLRAVFDALRAARLFGNLDKCSFCTSRVSFLGYVVTSQGIEVDSNKIDAIQSWPTPTSVTQIRSFLGLAGFYRRFVRDFSTLAAPLHELTKKGVPFSWGQPQEEAFMVLKYKLTHAPLLQLPDFTKMFELECDASGIGLGGVLLQEGKPVAYFSEKLSGASLNYSTYDKELFALEAHGGGLMGHFGVKKTEDILEAHFFWPKMRRDVERFVARCTTCQKAKSRLNPH, from the exons ATGGCACGATTTTTGGGTGGGCTGAACCGCAAAATTCAGATTGTGCTTGATTATAAGGAGTACAATACCATTACTCGGTTGTTCCATCTTGCTTGTATTGCTGAACgagaagtgcagggacgccaaACGAGGACACATGCTTACTCCTTTGCAGGTCACACCACCTCCTTCAAACCAGCCACTAAACCTGTGGCTGCCTCATCATCAGCTGCACCCTCACCACACAACATCACCTCGCGTGATCCGGCAGTGACAAAGACTCCATCCGCACCTACCCCAACAcggtcctcttcttcttccactggGCGCACCAAGGACATCCAATGCCATCGCTGCAAAGGCTTTGGCCATGTTATTCGTGACTGCCCCAACAAGCGTGTGCTGATTGTACGTGaggatggtgagtactcttctgCTAGTGATTTGGATGATCCCACATATGCTATGCTTGCCACTAACGTTTCAGGACATGAGGAGGAGGAACATGTTGCTGCTGTTGATGCTGACAAGTATGAGAGCCTTGTAGTGCAGCATGTCCTCAGTACGCAGGTTGCACAACCAGAACAGCACCAGCGACACAACTTATTTCACACCAAAGGCGTTGTGCAAGAACaatcgattcgcatcatcattgATGGCAGCAGTTGCAATAACTTGGCAAGTACGGATCTGGTAGAAAAGTTGTCCCTTCAAACTTGGCCACACCCACATCCGTACCACATTCAATGGCTCAACCAGGGTGGAAAATTGAAGGTAACACGCTCGGTACGTGTTCATTTTTCTATGGGCTCCTATCATGATTATGCTGATTGTGATGTCGTTCCGATGGAAGCATGTTCTTTGCTGCTAGGtagaccttggcaatatgatattGGTAGCATGCACCATGGTCGCACAAATCAATACTCACTCATGTTTAAGGGCaagaaaattatttttcatCCAATGTCACCTGAACAGATTTTAAAAGATGACATTGCTCGGGCCACTAGAGATCACAAACCAAGTGCACAACCAAATTTacaaaatgaaatcaaactGAAGGCTCCTGTTTTACTCGCTACACTAGCTGATTTGAACGAGTTGGCTGTTCCCAATTCACTTTGCTATGCTCTCATGTGCACTAATGTGCTGGTTTCACTTGATGACACTGCACTTTTGGATATACCCCCTGCTGTTACTAAGCTTTTGCAGGACTTTGCGGATGTTTTTCCAAAGGAGGTCCCAGCTGGCCTTCCTCCCATTCGTGGCATTGAACATCAGATTGATCTCATCCCAGGCGCTCCATTGCCAAACCGTGCTGCCTATCGTACCAATCCAGATGAGACAAAAGAGATTCAGCGACAAGTGCAAGAATTGCTTGACAAAGGTtacattcgtgagtctcttagcctcTGCTCCATCCCTGTTCTTTTGgtaccaaagaaagatggctcttgGCGCATGTGTGTCGATTGTCGTGCTATTAACAATATTACAATCAGATATAGGCACCCTATACCTCGCTtagatgatatgcttgatgagcTCAGTGGTGCTGTTGTGTTCTCTAAGGTTGATTTGTGTAGtgggtaccatcagattcgcatgaaattgggggatgaatggaaaacagcttTCAAAAccaaatttgggttatatgaatggttagtcatgccttttggtttaactAATGCTCCCAGCACGTTCATGCGTTTAATGAATGAAGTTTTGCAGGCCTTCATAGGGGTGTTTGTGGTTATCTATTTCGATGATATCTTGATTTATAGCAAATCTATGGAGGAACATTTGGATCACCtacgtgctgtttttgatgctttACGTGCTGCCCGCCTATTTGGGAACTTGGATAAGTGCAGTTTCTGCACAAGTCGTGTGTCTTTTCTTGGATATGTTGTTACATcgcagggcattgaggtggatagcaacAAGATTGATGCTATACAAAGCTGGCCAACACCCACCTCGGTGACGCAGATTCGAAGCTTCCTTGGGCTTGCTGGTTTCTATCGTCGTTTCGTTCGTGATTTCAGCACCCTTGCTGCACCACTACATGAACTCACAAAGAAGGGTGTGCCTTTCTCCTGGGGACAACCGCAAGAAGAGGCTTTCATGGTTCTAAAATATAAGCTAACCCACGCACCCTTGCTGCAACTTCCTGATTTCACAAAAATGTTTGaacttgaatgtgatgctagcggCATTGGGTTAGGTGGAGTGCTACTGCAAGAGGGTAAACCGGTTGCTTATTTCAGCGAGAAACTGAGTGGTGCTAGTCTGAATTACTCCACTTATGACAAAGAACTTTTTGCGTTG gaagcacatggaggcgGCCTCATGGGCCATTTTGGTGTTAAGAAAACAGAAGACATCCTGGAAGCTcacttcttttggccaaagatgcGACGTGATGTGGAAAGatttgttgcacgctgcaccaCATGCCAAAAAGCTAAGTCCCGCCTGAATCCCCATG